One Rossellomorea aquimaris DNA window includes the following coding sequences:
- the dtd gene encoding D-aminoacyl-tRNA deacylase, with protein MRVVLQRSKEASVTVDGEVKGAIRSGAVLLVGITHEDTEEDARYVADKVVNLRIFEDEEGKMNHSLLDVEGEILSISQFTLYGDCRKGRRPNFMSAAKPDHAESVYDYFNKVLKEKSVKVETGVFGAMMDVKLTNDGPVTLIIESK; from the coding sequence ATGAGGGTTGTACTTCAAAGAAGTAAAGAAGCCTCCGTCACTGTTGATGGAGAAGTAAAGGGAGCCATTCGTTCAGGTGCTGTATTGCTTGTGGGGATTACCCATGAAGATACGGAAGAAGACGCTCGTTATGTTGCGGACAAAGTAGTGAACCTGCGTATTTTTGAAGACGAAGAGGGGAAGATGAATCATTCTTTACTGGATGTAGAAGGTGAAATTCTCTCCATCTCTCAATTCACTCTTTACGGGGACTGTCGAAAGGGAAGAAGGCCAAACTTCATGAGTGCAGCGAAGCCCGATCACGCAGAGTCTGTTTACGACTACTTTAATAAGGTACTAAAAGAAAAAAGTGTTAAAGTGGAAACGGGCGTTTTTGGAGCCATGATGGACGTGAAGTTAACAAATGATGGTCCGGTTACGTTAATTATAGAAAGTAAATAA
- a CDS encoding SH3 domain-containing protein, which translates to MIKKIIASILIVLMIIPFQPLEADYAHAEAGTATISVSTLNVRTGPGLSYPVLTKVHRGEEYSIVDTQNDWYKVRTDSGDGWVAEWLVSAESAASDVSPKQERRVNTDGLRVRKGPSTSEGVVTVLNTGDRVTVSDEEGEWLFIEWGNDSGWVHEEYVSENNTTSSPSKKSENEQGIITDNSLNVRTSPSLQSSVLGVLNKGDHVNVTGSLSGWYEIQFGSDKAWVNDAYVEFSSSTIDREPASTSTDLIGIITVHGLNVRDETSLNGNIVGKVSKGEKYSLLKEKNNWYQIKLSNGKKGWIAGWYVQKTVTASAHESEPSSENENVTVLHNGTNIRSEANARASVIERGSSGDTFPVISKNGDWYEIELEDGSAGFVAGWVVSIRSSNGENTTPSRKRSGGLQDKVVVIDPGHGGRDSGTTGASGTLEKLLTMRTGELLAEKLKSAGAKVVLTRKNDEYLSLPSRVSLSHYYQADAFISLHFDSILDSSIVGHTTYYYQSQQKDLAEEIHGSLADRLPTRDRGVRVGDYHVVRENNQPAVLLELGFLSNPAEEANVNTQYFQDLAATAIYHGLGDYFSD; encoded by the coding sequence ATGATTAAGAAGATAATTGCATCGATACTGATTGTGCTCATGATCATTCCTTTTCAGCCACTTGAAGCTGATTATGCACATGCAGAAGCCGGCACGGCCACGATCAGTGTTTCGACTCTGAATGTCCGTACGGGGCCAGGACTGAGCTACCCTGTTCTGACGAAGGTACATAGAGGGGAAGAGTACAGTATAGTAGACACACAAAATGATTGGTATAAGGTCAGGACCGATAGTGGAGATGGCTGGGTAGCCGAATGGCTTGTCTCAGCAGAATCTGCCGCTTCCGATGTTTCTCCCAAACAGGAAAGACGGGTTAACACCGATGGGTTACGCGTCAGAAAAGGGCCAAGCACCTCTGAAGGAGTTGTGACGGTTCTAAACACCGGTGATAGAGTAACCGTTTCCGACGAAGAGGGTGAATGGCTGTTCATCGAATGGGGAAATGACAGCGGCTGGGTGCATGAGGAATACGTGTCGGAAAACAACACAACTTCTTCCCCATCGAAAAAAAGTGAGAATGAACAAGGGATCATCACCGACAACTCCCTTAATGTTCGAACCTCCCCTTCTCTTCAAAGTTCTGTCCTGGGAGTATTGAACAAGGGTGATCACGTAAATGTAACAGGAAGTCTCAGCGGGTGGTACGAGATTCAATTTGGCAGCGACAAAGCATGGGTGAACGATGCATATGTGGAATTCTCGTCGAGCACTATTGACAGGGAGCCTGCCTCGACGTCCACAGATCTTATTGGAATCATTACGGTTCACGGTTTAAATGTCCGTGATGAAACCTCTTTAAACGGGAACATCGTTGGAAAGGTCTCAAAAGGGGAGAAATATTCCTTATTAAAAGAAAAAAACAATTGGTATCAGATTAAGCTCTCAAATGGGAAAAAAGGCTGGATTGCCGGTTGGTATGTCCAAAAAACCGTTACTGCCTCAGCTCATGAGAGTGAACCATCTTCAGAAAATGAAAACGTCACAGTCCTTCACAACGGTACCAATATCAGAAGTGAAGCAAACGCCCGGGCAAGCGTCATCGAACGGGGCTCCAGTGGTGACACCTTCCCCGTTATCAGCAAAAACGGAGATTGGTATGAAATTGAATTAGAGGACGGCAGTGCAGGTTTTGTTGCCGGCTGGGTGGTGTCCATCCGATCCAGCAACGGGGAAAACACCACTCCTTCACGCAAGCGGAGCGGCGGCTTACAAGATAAAGTCGTGGTGATTGATCCGGGGCATGGAGGCAGAGACAGCGGAACGACGGGAGCAAGCGGGACATTGGAAAAGCTCCTTACCATGAGAACCGGGGAACTCCTTGCCGAAAAGCTAAAGAGCGCTGGAGCCAAAGTGGTCTTAACAAGGAAAAACGATGAATATCTTTCATTACCATCAAGGGTATCATTATCTCATTATTATCAGGCTGATGCCTTTATCAGCCTCCATTTTGACAGCATTCTTGATTCCTCTATCGTCGGGCATACTACCTACTATTATCAAAGTCAGCAGAAAGATCTCGCAGAGGAAATTCATGGAAGCCTGGCAGATCGGTTACCAACGAGAGACCGCGGTGTAAGAGTAGGAGATTATCACGTTGTCCGTGAAAACAACCAGCCGGCTGTCCTGTTGGAACTGGGATTCTTGAGTAATCCGGCAGAGGAAGCCAACGTCAATACACAGTATTTTCAAGACCTGGCGGCAACGGCTATCTATCATGGGTTAGGGGATTATTTCTCCGACTGA
- a CDS encoding cation diffusion facilitator family transporter — protein sequence MIGVVGNIVLAVIKWGAGTLGNSRALIADAVHSASDVAGSLAVFIGLRAAKQPPDQDHPYGHGKAESIAAIIVAVLLFLVGIEIGKSSIESFFHPLTPPTAIAIYAVIFSIIVKEAMFQYKYRLGKRIKSDALIVNAYEHRSDVFSSIAALVGISASILGGKFDIGFLVYADPVAGIFVSLLVLRMAWHLGAESIHNTLDHVMHEEDIVPFRKIVDSVPEVKEINELHAREHGHYVIIDLKISVDPHMTVEDGHRVGKQVKKKLLEESNVNDVFIHINPYNPDSEERDEQIDLS from the coding sequence ATGATTGGTGTTGTAGGGAATATTGTACTGGCGGTAATTAAGTGGGGTGCCGGTACATTAGGAAATAGTAGGGCATTGATTGCAGATGCCGTTCACTCTGCCTCGGATGTTGCAGGATCTCTCGCCGTCTTTATCGGATTACGTGCAGCTAAGCAGCCTCCTGATCAGGATCATCCATATGGGCACGGGAAGGCCGAGTCCATAGCAGCAATCATTGTGGCAGTCTTATTGTTCTTAGTCGGGATTGAGATCGGAAAATCGTCCATAGAATCATTCTTTCATCCTTTAACCCCTCCAACAGCGATTGCTATCTATGCCGTCATCTTTTCCATTATTGTGAAGGAAGCAATGTTTCAATACAAATATCGATTGGGTAAAAGAATAAAGAGTGATGCTTTGATCGTCAATGCATATGAGCATCGTTCAGATGTCTTTTCATCCATTGCCGCACTTGTCGGGATTTCCGCATCCATCCTCGGAGGGAAATTCGATATTGGCTTTCTTGTATACGCAGATCCGGTAGCCGGGATCTTTGTTTCACTCCTTGTCCTCAGGATGGCCTGGCACTTGGGAGCTGAATCCATACATAATACGCTGGACCACGTCATGCACGAGGAGGATATCGTACCCTTTCGTAAAATAGTGGACTCTGTACCTGAAGTGAAGGAAATCAATGAACTCCATGCCCGGGAACATGGGCATTACGTTATCATTGATTTGAAAATCAGCGTAGATCCACATATGACTGTCGAGGATGGTCATCGCGTCGGGAAGCAGGTAAAGAAGAAACTTCTCGAAGAATCCAATGTGAATGATGTGTTCATTCATATTAATCCGTACAATCCGGATTCTGAAGAAAGGGATGAACAAATAGACTTATCATAA
- the recJ gene encoding single-stranded-DNA-specific exonuclease RecJ, which produces MLNSKTRWMMAESDQHKISELANELKVPSLVAKLLINRDLDDVEEARNFLFDTGDSFHDPFLFEDMKKATERIHKAIENGERILVYGDYDADGVSSTSVLMTVLRDLGADVEFYIPNRFSEGYGPNEDAFRWAKDEEFTLIITVDTGISAVNEAKLAKELEIDLIITDHHEPGPELPPAFALIHPKVEGTTYPFGELAGVGVAFKLAHALYGDLPVHLLDLAAIGTIADLVPLRGENRLLAKRGIAQLRVSNRLGIKALCRIANAHQQEITEESIGFMIAPRINAVGRLGDADPAVDLMLTEDAEEAKALAEEIDSLNKERQAIVSQMTEEAVEMVENDFPLNDNSVLVIGKEGWNPGVVGIVASRLVDKFYRPTIVLSFDSEKGTAKGSARSIAGFDLFKNLSTCRDILPHFGGHPMAAGMTLQLDDVVQFRKRLNELASTELTEEDFIPVTQLDASVTVDEISVESIEKLQLLAPFGMHNPKPKWVIDNVSIGHYKKIGSAQNHLKLVLEDKGVQVDGVGFGLGELADHMTPFSNASVIGELSINEWNNRKKPQVFLQDVKIEHWQLFDVRGIKQVHKWNGLIPDENKIIICFNPATLEKLSMEKDEVMLLEDGSSLEGLVTDKASLVLLDLPTSKPILEELLKKGQPHRIYAHFFQDEDHFFSTMPTREHFKWYYGFLTKRGSFDLNKHGDDLAKYKGWSKETIDFMSQVFFDLKFVTIVNGFISLNPEKTKKDLSESLTYQKKQQQYELENELLYSSYQELKTWFNERIEESVTIEEEVKAWT; this is translated from the coding sequence ATGTTAAACTCAAAAACACGTTGGATGATGGCAGAATCAGACCAACATAAAATATCAGAACTGGCAAATGAATTAAAAGTACCTTCGCTTGTGGCGAAACTATTAATCAACCGGGACTTGGATGACGTAGAAGAAGCCCGGAATTTTCTATTTGATACAGGCGATTCATTTCACGATCCATTTCTTTTTGAAGATATGAAGAAAGCAACGGAAAGAATCCATAAAGCCATTGAAAATGGGGAAAGGATTCTTGTTTATGGTGACTATGATGCCGATGGAGTCAGCAGTACGTCGGTATTGATGACAGTGTTAAGGGACCTGGGAGCAGATGTCGAATTCTATATCCCAAACCGGTTCAGCGAAGGATATGGCCCGAATGAAGATGCCTTTCGCTGGGCAAAGGACGAGGAATTCACGCTCATCATAACCGTAGATACGGGAATATCCGCTGTGAATGAAGCAAAATTGGCAAAAGAACTGGAAATCGATTTGATCATTACGGATCACCATGAACCTGGACCGGAATTACCTCCGGCTTTTGCCTTGATTCATCCAAAGGTCGAAGGGACCACCTATCCATTTGGAGAACTGGCAGGAGTAGGAGTGGCATTCAAACTGGCTCATGCCCTTTACGGTGACCTGCCTGTCCATCTGCTTGATCTTGCTGCGATTGGAACCATCGCCGATTTAGTACCATTAAGAGGTGAAAATCGCCTTCTGGCCAAGCGCGGGATTGCCCAGCTCCGGGTTTCAAACAGATTGGGAATAAAAGCATTATGCAGGATTGCCAACGCCCACCAACAAGAAATTACGGAAGAATCCATTGGATTCATGATTGCTCCCCGTATAAACGCTGTCGGTCGCTTAGGGGATGCAGACCCTGCCGTCGATCTTATGCTCACTGAAGATGCTGAGGAAGCGAAGGCCCTGGCTGAAGAAATTGACAGCTTGAATAAAGAAAGGCAGGCGATCGTGTCTCAAATGACCGAAGAAGCGGTTGAGATGGTGGAGAATGATTTTCCCCTGAACGATAACAGTGTCCTTGTGATTGGAAAAGAAGGCTGGAACCCGGGAGTCGTCGGGATTGTAGCTTCACGCCTAGTCGACAAGTTTTACCGTCCGACGATCGTGCTCAGCTTTGACTCTGAAAAAGGAACCGCAAAGGGATCGGCAAGAAGTATCGCAGGGTTTGATTTGTTCAAGAATTTATCAACCTGCCGTGATATCCTTCCGCATTTCGGAGGACATCCCATGGCTGCTGGTATGACTTTACAGCTAGACGATGTAGTCCAATTCAGAAAACGATTAAATGAGTTGGCTTCGACTGAATTAACGGAAGAGGACTTTATACCGGTCACGCAGCTTGATGCTTCTGTTACAGTGGACGAAATCTCCGTAGAGTCGATTGAAAAGCTTCAGCTTCTGGCACCTTTTGGGATGCATAATCCAAAACCTAAGTGGGTCATAGATAATGTAAGCATCGGACACTATAAAAAAATCGGATCTGCACAAAATCATTTGAAGCTGGTCTTAGAAGATAAAGGGGTACAAGTGGACGGTGTCGGTTTTGGATTGGGAGAACTGGCCGATCATATGACCCCATTCTCGAATGCCTCTGTTATAGGTGAATTATCGATTAATGAATGGAATAATCGTAAGAAGCCTCAGGTGTTTTTACAAGATGTGAAAATCGAGCATTGGCAATTATTTGATGTTCGCGGGATTAAACAAGTCCATAAATGGAATGGGCTTATCCCTGATGAAAATAAAATAATCATTTGTTTTAATCCGGCTACTTTAGAAAAGCTGAGTATGGAAAAAGATGAAGTGATGCTACTTGAGGATGGTTCTTCACTTGAAGGACTTGTAACCGACAAGGCAAGCCTCGTGCTTCTGGATCTGCCCACTTCCAAACCAATACTTGAAGAGCTCTTGAAGAAAGGGCAGCCTCACCGGATCTATGCCCATTTCTTCCAGGACGAAGATCATTTTTTCAGTACAATGCCAACACGTGAGCATTTCAAGTGGTACTATGGATTTTTAACAAAGCGTGGGTCGTTTGATTTAAATAAACATGGTGATGACCTGGCGAAATACAAAGGCTGGTCAAAAGAAACAATAGATTTCATGTCACAGGTGTTTTTTGATTTGAAGTTTGTTACAATAGTGAATGGATTTATTTCTCTCAATCCTGAGAAAACCAAGAAAGATCTTTCTGAATCTCTAACATATCAGAAGAAACAACAACAATACGAGCTTGAAAACGAATTGTTATATTCTTCCTATCAAGAGTTGAAGACTTGGTTTAATGAAAGGATAGAAGAGTCTGTTACAATTGAGGAGGAAGTAAAAGCATGGACTTAA
- the secDF gene encoding protein translocase subunit SecDF, giving the protein MVKRGRIIAFFILVVLLAGTMGGTTKNIVDNIKLGLDLQGGFEVLYEVQPIKKGQEITKETVSNTADALDKRINVLGVSEPNIQIEDGNRIRVQLAGVEDQNEAREILSTQANLSFRDVNDKVRLDGSDLASGSAKQTFDDKNNPIVSLKLKDREKFYELTKEISAMAPQNQLVIWLDFEEGKDSYQAEVGKEDPKFLSDPAVRQPINSDEVIIEGNFTVERAQNLASLLNAGALPVKLDEKYSTSVGAKFGQQALDKTVTAGIIGIAIIFLFMIAYYRFPGLIATITLSVYIYLILLIFDLMNGVLTLPGIAALILGVGMAVDANIITYERIKEEMRVGKPIRSAFQSGNKSSFLTILDANVTTILAATVLFLYGTSSVKGFATMLIVSILTSFVTAVWGSRLLLGLWVNSRFFNKKPGWFGVNKNEIKDLAENYDTLDLPTRFDRFDFAAQRKKFFGLSAILITAGIIILAIFRLNLGIDFVSGSRMEILADQSLKTEEIQEELTELDLPSEDVVISGDDGNIAVVRYTEDLNKDEIASLKDRFNELYGAEPSISTVSPVIGKELAKNAMIAVAIASIGIVIYVTFRFEWRMAAGAILALLHDAFFIIAFFSLTRLEVDLTFIAAVLTIVGYSINDTIVTFDRLRENLHKKRRLKTDKDIEDVVNQSIRQTMGRSVNTVLTVVFTVLALMIFGSESIRNFSIALLVGLISGTYSSVFIASQVWLVLKKKELKKTGTIKTVKEKKTWSDEPQV; this is encoded by the coding sequence ATGGTAAAGCGTGGCCGAATAATTGCCTTCTTTATACTTGTGGTATTACTTGCAGGTACTATGGGAGGAACAACGAAGAATATTGTCGATAACATTAAATTAGGTTTGGACCTGCAGGGTGGGTTTGAGGTACTTTACGAAGTTCAACCGATCAAAAAGGGTCAGGAAATTACGAAGGAAACGGTGTCCAATACAGCTGATGCATTGGACAAGCGTATTAACGTATTGGGTGTCAGTGAGCCTAATATTCAAATTGAAGATGGAAACCGGATCCGTGTTCAATTAGCAGGAGTGGAAGATCAAAACGAAGCAAGAGAAATCTTGTCCACTCAAGCCAACCTGTCGTTCCGCGACGTAAATGATAAAGTCCGGTTGGATGGTTCGGATCTTGCATCTGGTTCTGCGAAGCAAACCTTCGATGACAAGAACAATCCAATCGTTTCCTTGAAATTAAAAGATCGTGAAAAATTCTATGAATTGACAAAGGAAATATCTGCAATGGCTCCTCAAAATCAGCTGGTGATCTGGTTGGATTTCGAGGAAGGAAAAGATTCTTATCAAGCTGAAGTAGGGAAAGAAGATCCGAAATTCCTGTCGGATCCCGCTGTAAGACAGCCGATCAACTCTGATGAAGTCATCATTGAAGGGAATTTCACCGTTGAGCGTGCTCAGAATCTTGCTTCCTTATTGAATGCAGGAGCACTCCCTGTAAAGCTGGATGAAAAATATTCCACTTCTGTCGGGGCAAAGTTCGGTCAGCAGGCTCTTGATAAAACAGTCACTGCCGGTATCATCGGGATTGCCATCATCTTCTTATTCATGATTGCGTATTACCGTTTCCCGGGCCTGATTGCTACGATTACACTTTCAGTTTATATTTACTTAATTCTATTGATTTTCGATTTAATGAATGGGGTCCTGACACTCCCTGGAATTGCAGCACTTATCCTTGGGGTCGGTATGGCCGTCGATGCCAATATCATCACCTATGAACGGATCAAAGAAGAAATGCGCGTTGGAAAGCCGATTCGTTCAGCCTTCCAATCGGGTAATAAATCTTCGTTCTTGACGATATTGGATGCTAACGTAACAACGATCCTTGCAGCAACGGTACTATTCTTGTATGGAACAAGCTCTGTAAAAGGATTTGCAACGATGCTGATCGTCAGTATCCTGACAAGCTTCGTTACAGCTGTATGGGGTTCACGTTTATTACTTGGACTGTGGGTAAACAGCCGCTTCTTTAATAAAAAACCAGGCTGGTTCGGCGTGAACAAAAACGAAATCAAAGACCTGGCGGAAAATTATGATACGCTGGATCTGCCAACTCGTTTCGACCGCTTTGATTTTGCTGCACAACGCAAAAAATTCTTCGGATTATCAGCTATCCTGATTACGGCGGGAATCATCATCCTGGCTATATTCAGGTTGAATTTAGGGATCGACTTCGTGAGTGGTTCACGCATGGAAATCCTTGCCGACCAAAGCTTAAAGACGGAAGAAATTCAAGAGGAATTAACAGAGCTTGATTTGCCTTCTGAAGATGTGGTGATTTCAGGGGACGATGGGAATATCGCCGTCGTTCGCTATACGGAAGATTTAAACAAAGATGAGATCGCCTCATTAAAGGACCGATTTAACGAACTGTACGGAGCGGAACCAAGCATCAGCACTGTTTCACCAGTTATCGGGAAAGAGCTTGCTAAAAACGCGATGATCGCTGTAGCGATCGCATCGATCGGAATCGTCATCTATGTGACATTCCGCTTTGAATGGAGAATGGCAGCCGGAGCGATCCTTGCCCTCCTGCATGATGCATTCTTTATCATCGCCTTCTTCAGTTTAACAAGACTAGAGGTAGATCTTACTTTTATCGCAGCCGTCTTAACCATTGTCGGTTATTCGATAAATGATACGATTGTTACTTTTGACCGGCTGAGGGAAAACCTTCATAAGAAGCGTCGACTGAAAACGGATAAAGATATAGAAGATGTCGTCAACCAAAGTATCAGACAAACGATGGGTCGTTCGGTGAATACCGTATTAACGGTGGTGTTTACGGTTCTGGCTCTCATGATCTTTGGTAGTGAGTCCATCCGTAACTTCTCCATTGCCTTATTGGTCGGGTTGATTTCAGGTACGTATTCTTCTGTATTCATTGCCTCTCAAGTTTGGCTGGTGTTGAAGAAGAAAGAACTGAAGAAAACAGGTACGATCAAAACCGTGAAAGAAAAGAAAACGTGGTCAGACGAACCACAAGTATAA
- a CDS encoding bifunctional (p)ppGpp synthetase/guanosine-3',5'-bis(diphosphate) 3'-pyrophosphohydrolase — MAKDQVLTPEQVIDKTREYLNDEHVGMVQKAYEYARDAHSEQYRKSGEPYIIHPIQVAGILADLEMDPATVAAGFLHDVVEDTGVSLGEIEEAFNAEVAMLVDGVTKLGKIKYKSQEEQQAENHRKMFVAMAQDIRVILIKLADRLHNMRTLKHLPQEKQRRIANETLEIFAPLAHRLGISKIKWELEDTSLRYLNPQQYYRIVNLMKKKRAEREEYLEDVVNEVKDKLGDVKITAEISGRPKHIYSIYRKMALQNKQFNEIYDLLAVRVVVDSIKDCYAVLGIVHTCWKPMPGRFKDYIAMPKPNMYQSLHTTVIGPKGDPLEVQIRTLEMHQIAEYGVAAHWAYKEGKEANETVSFEKKLSWFREILEFQNESANAEEFMESLKIDLFSDMVFVFTPKGDVLELPSGSVPIDFSYRIHSEIGNKTIGAKVNGKMVTLDYKLKTGDIIEILTSKHSYGPSQDWLKLAQTSQAKNKIKQFFKKQRREENIEKGRDLVEKEIKNQDFDVKEILTPENIKRVSEKFNFSNEEDMYAAVGYNGITAAQIANRLTERDRKKREQEDNLEETMKELNSQPVKRKKDAGVQVEGIDNLLIRLSRCCSPVPGDEIVGFITKGRGVSVHRADCTNVMADEVEQRLIPVSWESDRNDRKEYNVDIEISGYDRRGLLNEVLQAVNETKTNISAVSGKSDRNKVATINMSISIQNISHLHKVVERIKQISDIYAVRRIMN, encoded by the coding sequence ATGGCTAAAGATCAAGTACTAACCCCGGAACAGGTTATTGATAAAACAAGAGAATACTTAAACGATGAGCATGTAGGAATGGTCCAGAAAGCCTATGAGTATGCAAGGGATGCCCATAGTGAGCAGTACCGGAAGTCTGGTGAACCCTATATCATTCATCCCATCCAGGTAGCGGGAATACTCGCGGATCTGGAAATGGATCCGGCAACCGTCGCTGCCGGTTTTCTTCATGATGTCGTGGAGGATACCGGTGTTTCTCTTGGGGAAATTGAGGAAGCATTCAATGCTGAAGTGGCCATGCTTGTAGATGGGGTCACAAAGCTTGGAAAGATTAAATACAAGTCACAGGAAGAGCAACAGGCTGAAAATCACCGAAAAATGTTTGTGGCGATGGCTCAGGATATCCGTGTCATTCTGATTAAATTGGCAGACCGTCTGCATAATATGAGAACGTTGAAACATTTGCCCCAGGAGAAGCAGCGAAGAATTGCAAATGAAACACTGGAAATCTTTGCTCCTTTGGCACATCGTTTAGGGATTTCGAAGATTAAGTGGGAATTAGAGGATACGTCGCTCCGATATTTAAATCCTCAACAGTATTATCGTATCGTCAACCTGATGAAGAAAAAGCGTGCGGAGCGTGAAGAGTATTTAGAAGACGTTGTAAATGAGGTTAAGGATAAGTTAGGCGACGTGAAAATCACAGCGGAAATCTCTGGCCGTCCTAAACATATTTACAGCATTTATCGCAAAATGGCTCTTCAAAACAAGCAGTTTAATGAAATTTATGACCTGTTGGCAGTGCGTGTAGTAGTAGATAGCATTAAGGATTGCTATGCCGTTTTGGGTATCGTCCATACGTGCTGGAAGCCAATGCCTGGCAGATTCAAAGATTATATTGCCATGCCGAAGCCGAATATGTATCAATCTCTTCATACAACTGTCATCGGACCTAAAGGGGATCCTCTTGAAGTGCAAATCAGAACGCTTGAAATGCACCAAATCGCTGAGTACGGTGTAGCGGCACACTGGGCATATAAAGAAGGAAAAGAAGCGAACGAGACGGTTTCCTTCGAGAAGAAGCTTTCCTGGTTCAGGGAAATATTAGAGTTCCAGAACGAATCTGCCAATGCGGAAGAGTTCATGGAATCTCTTAAGATTGATCTCTTCTCTGATATGGTCTTTGTGTTCACACCTAAAGGAGATGTACTGGAACTGCCGTCGGGATCTGTTCCTATCGACTTTTCTTATCGCATACACTCAGAAATCGGTAACAAAACGATCGGTGCCAAGGTAAATGGTAAGATGGTCACTCTTGACTATAAGTTGAAAACGGGGGATATCATTGAAATTCTCACCTCCAAGCATTCTTACGGCCCCAGTCAGGATTGGCTGAAGCTTGCGCAAACATCTCAAGCGAAGAATAAGATCAAGCAATTCTTCAAAAAGCAGCGAAGAGAAGAAAATATTGAAAAAGGCCGGGATTTAGTAGAAAAAGAAATCAAGAATCAAGATTTCGATGTGAAAGAAATCCTGACTCCTGAAAATATTAAACGTGTATCTGAGAAGTTTAACTTCTCAAACGAAGAAGATATGTATGCAGCCGTTGGCTACAACGGGATTACGGCGGCTCAAATCGCCAATCGCTTAACGGAGAGAGACCGGAAGAAACGTGAACAGGAAGACAACCTGGAAGAAACGATGAAGGAACTGAATTCCCAACCAGTCAAGCGTAAAAAAGATGCCGGTGTCCAGGTAGAGGGCATTGACAATCTTCTTATCCGTTTATCCCGTTGCTGCAGCCCTGTTCCCGGGGATGAGATCGTAGGGTTTATCACGAAAGGCCGTGGAGTTTCTGTGCATCGTGCCGATTGTACAAACGTAATGGCGGATGAAGTAGAGCAGCGACTCATTCCAGTGTCATGGGAAAGTGATAGAAATGACCGTAAAGAATACAATGTGGATATTGAAATCTCCGGTTACGATCGCAGAGGCCTTTTGAATGAAGTGCTTCAGGCGGTAAACGAGACGAAGACGAATATATCGGCTGTAAGTGGAAAATCCGATCGAAATAAAGTGGCAACCATCAATATGTCCATTTCGATTCAAAATATATCCCACTTACACAAAGTCGTGGAAAGAATTAAACAAATTTCAGATATTTATGCTGTAAGAAGAATCATGAACTAA
- a CDS encoding adenine phosphoribosyltransferase, which translates to MDLKQYVTIVEDWPKEGIKFKDITTLMDNGDAYRYATDQIVEYAKEKQIDLVVGPEARGFIIGCPVAYALGVGFAPVRKPGKLPRETIQKEYGLEYGKDALTIHKDAIKPGQRVLITDDLLATGGTIEATIKLVEELGGIVAGTAFLIELTYLDGRDKLDNYDILTLMQY; encoded by the coding sequence ATGGACTTAAAACAATATGTTACGATCGTTGAGGATTGGCCTAAAGAAGGAATTAAGTTTAAAGACATCACTACATTAATGGATAATGGTGATGCATATAGATACGCGACAGATCAAATCGTAGAGTATGCAAAAGAGAAACAAATCGACCTGGTTGTCGGACCGGAAGCACGAGGGTTCATCATTGGGTGCCCAGTGGCGTATGCATTGGGAGTAGGTTTTGCGCCTGTACGTAAACCTGGTAAGTTACCGCGTGAAACCATTCAAAAAGAATACGGATTAGAGTACGGTAAAGACGCTCTGACGATTCATAAAGACGCAATCAAACCTGGGCAACGAGTTCTTATCACGGATGACCTGCTAGCAACGGGTGGCACGATCGAAGCTACCATTAAGCTTGTAGAAGAACTGGGTGGAATTGTGGCCGGTACTGCATTCTTAATCGAATTAACGTACCTGGATGGTCGCGACAAGCTTGACAACTATGATATTCTTACATTAATGCAATACTAA
- a CDS encoding lipopolysaccharide assembly protein LapA domain-containing protein, whose protein sequence is MKFQWTLLLGIFFALVVSVFAVINVDPVTVNYFFGEADWPLILVILGSVFMGGIIIGSVGLFRLFVVQRKVKALEKENLLLKEQAEDMHKKKAEKVPLKKSAPGSVGETGE, encoded by the coding sequence ATGAAATTTCAGTGGACATTATTATTAGGTATTTTCTTTGCATTGGTTGTTTCCGTTTTCGCTGTCATCAATGTAGATCCCGTCACCGTCAATTATTTCTTTGGTGAAGCTGATTGGCCACTTATTTTAGTCATACTTGGATCTGTATTTATGGGGGGAATCATTATCGGGTCGGTTGGGCTGTTTCGATTATTCGTCGTCCAACGAAAAGTAAAGGCTTTAGAGAAAGAAAATTTACTGTTAAAAGAACAAGCTGAAGATATGCATAAAAAAAAGGCAGAAAAAGTCCCTTTGAAAAAGAGTGCTCCCGGCTCTGTAGGGGAAACAGGGGAGTGA